One Verrucomicrobiota bacterium DNA segment encodes these proteins:
- the asnS gene encoding asparagine--tRNA ligase, giving the protein MRTLVKHALASATAQDNVTVKGWVRTRRDSKGFSFLELNDGSCLASLQVVVDASTPGYADIAHFTTGASAVIEGRLAASPASGQKWELHAARVELVGPADTTYPLQKKGHTHEFLRTIAHLRPRSNLFGAVFRTRSRLAFAVHRFFQERDFVHVHTPIITASDCEGAGEMFRVTTLKGNIDGKPAADFFGKPAYLTVSGQLEAETFACALSNVYTFGPTFRAENSNTARHAAEFWMIEPEMAFCDLAGDMDLAEDFVKAMVRHTLEECAEDLGLFAKFVDKGITERLKFVAERPFVRVPYTEAVGILQDAGKAFEFPVRYGQNLQSEHERFLTEEHFKSPVTVFNYPREIKPFYMRLNDDGKTVTAMDVLVPGIGEVIGGAQREERPAQLAANLAFHKLKPEDYWWYADLRRYGTVPHAGFGLGFERLLMFVTGVSNIRDVIPFARTPGSAEF; this is encoded by the coding sequence GGCTGGGTCCGCACGCGCCGCGACTCGAAGGGCTTCTCGTTCCTCGAGCTCAACGACGGCTCGTGCCTCGCGAGCCTGCAAGTCGTCGTGGACGCCAGCACGCCGGGCTACGCGGACATCGCGCACTTCACCACGGGTGCCTCGGCGGTCATCGAGGGCCGGCTCGCCGCTTCGCCGGCGTCGGGACAGAAGTGGGAGCTGCACGCGGCGCGCGTCGAGCTCGTGGGCCCGGCAGACACGACGTATCCGTTGCAGAAGAAGGGCCACACGCACGAGTTTCTCCGAACCATCGCGCACCTGCGGCCGCGGTCAAACCTGTTCGGCGCGGTGTTTCGCACCCGCAGCCGGCTCGCGTTCGCGGTGCACCGGTTTTTTCAGGAGCGCGACTTCGTCCATGTGCACACGCCGATCATCACCGCGAGCGATTGCGAGGGCGCGGGCGAGATGTTCCGCGTGACGACGCTCAAGGGAAACATCGACGGGAAGCCCGCCGCGGACTTCTTCGGCAAGCCCGCCTACCTGACGGTGAGCGGCCAGCTCGAGGCGGAGACGTTTGCGTGCGCCCTTTCAAATGTTTACACGTTTGGCCCGACGTTCCGCGCGGAGAATTCGAACACGGCGCGCCACGCGGCGGAGTTTTGGATGATCGAGCCGGAGATGGCGTTCTGCGATCTCGCGGGCGACATGGACCTCGCGGAGGACTTCGTGAAGGCCATGGTGCGCCACACGCTGGAGGAGTGCGCGGAGGACCTCGGGCTGTTCGCCAAGTTCGTGGACAAGGGCATCACCGAGCGGCTCAAGTTCGTTGCCGAGCGGCCGTTTGTGCGCGTGCCCTACACGGAGGCGGTCGGCATTCTGCAGGACGCCGGCAAGGCGTTTGAATTCCCCGTGCGCTACGGACAGAACCTGCAATCGGAACACGAGCGCTTCCTGACGGAGGAGCACTTCAAGTCGCCGGTGACCGTTTTCAATTACCCGCGCGAGATCAAGCCGTTTTACATGCGGCTGAACGACGACGGCAAAACCGTGACCGCGATGGACGTGCTGGTGCCGGGCATCGGCGAAGTCATCGGCGGCGCGCAGCGCGAGGAGCGCCCGGCACAACTCGCGGCCAACCTCGCGTTTCACAAGCTCAAACCGGAGGATTACTGGTGGTATGCGGACCTGCGGCGCTACGGGACGGTGCCGCACGCGGGCTTCGGGCTGGGCTTCGAGCGGCTGCTGATGTTCGTGACCGGCGTGTCGAACATCCGGGACGTGATCCCCTTCGCGCGCACGCCGGGGAGCGCGGAGTTCTAG